Proteins encoded by one window of Cannabis sativa cultivar Pink pepper isolate KNU-18-1 chromosome 4, ASM2916894v1, whole genome shotgun sequence:
- the LOC115713815 gene encoding putative glycine-rich cell wall structural protein 1, giving the protein MKLFVFVWNVLLLLSVVLSPSNFVDGIRIFVAEDHHEIVENPHEIRNVTSSKEDGFKLVKNNDNIPHNNGGKGGGNGGGGGGGSGGGGGGGGGSGNGNGGGRGGGSGNGGNKGHGRRHEKGRGGGGGGGGGGGGGGGGGGGNGKGFGGGKGSGGGGGGGGGGGSGGGGGGGGGGSGGGGGGGGGGGQGGGWGWGGGGNNDGHCWIWGCHQRKSMGRPKANP; this is encoded by the coding sequence atgaagttgtttgtttttgtttggaATGTTTTGCTTCTTCTTTCGGTTGTTCTGAGCCCTTCAAATTTTGTTGATGGGATTAGAATTTTTGTTGCCGAAGATCATCATGAAATTGTTGAAAATCCACATGAAATAAGAAATGTGACATCTTCTAAGGAAGATGGCTTTAAATTGGTCAAAAATAATGACAATATACCCCACAACAACGGAGGTAAAGGTGGTGGAAATGGCGGTGGCGGTGGTGGTGGCAGCGGTGGTGGTGGAGGAGGAGGCGGTGGAAgtggtaatggtaatggtggGGGAAGGGGTGGAGGAAGTGGTAATGGGGGAAATAAAGGTCATGGAAGAAGACATGAGAAAGGAAGAGGAGGTGGCGGCGGCGGCGGCGGCGGCGGcggtggaggtggtggtggcGGTGGAGGAAATGGAAAGGGGTTTGGAGGTGGAAAAGGGAGCGGAGGGGGAGGTGGTGGCGGTGGTGGAGGAGGaagtggtggtggtggaggtggtggaggtggcgGAAGTGGCGGTGGTGGCGGCGGCGGTGGTGGAGGAGGACAAGGTGGTGGGTGGGGTTGGGGAGGAGGTGGAAATAATGATGGACATTGTTGGATTTGGGGATGCCACCAACGGAAAtcaatgggccggcccaaagccAATCCATAG
- the LOC133036569 gene encoding NADH dehydrogenase [ubiquinone] iron-sulfur protein 5-B, with the protein MASGWGITGNKGRCYDFWVDFSECMSRCREPKDCTLLREDYLECLHHSKEVILS; encoded by the coding sequence ATGGCATCAGGGTGGGGTATTACAGGGAACAAAGGGCGGTGCTACGACTTTTGGGTTGACTTCAGCGAGTGCATGTCTCGATGCCGTGAGCCCAAGGATTGTACTCTTCTCCGGGAAGACTACCTCGAGTGCCTTCACCATTCCAAAGAGGTCATTCTCTCTTAA